The following proteins are co-located in the Fodinibius salicampi genome:
- a CDS encoding DUF4374 domain-containing protein, producing the protein MKLNRNLILALSLFAALGTACSDIAGSENEEEQQQPTNYTVAFTAQGSENESTDYIFNTEDLMSGSLSAEGIGIEQTGWRYMYEQNNTLFSVGYFDDNNAIAYELDDEGNITEKGRFVFENTLDLFGKADDNTALAMEVPRIDFADRVLHKIDINSVSIQGKENLRIWESKEDSLVAWPTDLEVRGGKLFVPFYKIHARGDFSTPQTDTAYVAMYSYPELEFEKYITDTRMGPIGVYGLFNGMIADENDNLYAYSSASLANGFTTQSKSSGILRINNGETEFNDSYFFDVEEEAGGKINFIEYVGNGKAVANIVTDDSQLWGSFSAGNEIHKLVVLDLENKTSTEVSNMPLHGGFYGSPWYVNDGMVYMSVTTSESAHVYKVDVENATATKGAEILGNKLKGIYDLN; encoded by the coding sequence ATGAAGTTAAACAGAAATTTAATTTTAGCGCTGAGCTTATTTGCTGCTTTGGGAACTGCCTGCAGTGATATTGCCGGCTCAGAGAATGAAGAAGAGCAACAGCAACCAACAAATTATACTGTAGCTTTTACAGCACAGGGCTCAGAAAATGAATCGACCGACTATATCTTCAATACCGAAGATCTGATGAGCGGATCCCTCTCTGCCGAAGGAATAGGTATAGAGCAAACCGGATGGCGTTATATGTACGAACAAAATAACACACTCTTTAGCGTTGGATATTTTGATGACAACAACGCTATTGCTTATGAACTCGATGACGAGGGAAATATTACTGAAAAAGGCCGTTTTGTTTTTGAAAATACCCTTGACTTATTTGGAAAGGCCGATGACAATACGGCACTCGCCATGGAAGTACCCCGTATTGATTTTGCGGATCGAGTTCTGCACAAAATCGATATCAATTCGGTTTCTATTCAGGGGAAAGAGAATTTGCGTATCTGGGAAAGTAAAGAGGACTCGCTGGTCGCTTGGCCAACAGATCTGGAAGTCCGTGGGGGAAAGTTGTTTGTCCCTTTTTATAAAATACATGCGCGTGGAGATTTCTCTACTCCGCAGACCGATACGGCATATGTAGCCATGTATTCCTATCCCGAGCTTGAGTTTGAAAAATACATTACGGATACCCGTATGGGTCCGATTGGAGTATATGGTCTTTTTAACGGCATGATTGCTGATGAGAATGATAACCTGTATGCCTATTCCTCTGCTTCTTTGGCAAACGGTTTTACGACCCAGTCAAAATCCTCTGGAATTCTGCGCATCAATAACGGAGAAACCGAGTTCAATGACAGCTACTTTTTTGATGTGGAAGAAGAAGCCGGTGGTAAGATTAACTTCATTGAATATGTAGGTAACGGTAAGGCAGTGGCCAACATTGTCACGGATGATTCCCAGCTTTGGGGCTCATTTTCAGCAGGCAATGAAATCCACAAATTGGTAGTGCTGGATCTTGAAAATAAAACATCTACGGAAGTAAGTAATATGCCTCTCCACGGTGGTTTTTATGGAAGTCCCTGGTACGTGAATGACGGAATGGTGTATATGAGTGTTACCACTTCCGAAAGTGCACATGTTTATAAGGTTGATGTAGAAAATGCTACGGCTACAAAGGGAGCGGAGATTCTGGGTAACAAATTGAAAGGTATTTACGACCTTAACTAG
- a CDS encoding PepSY-associated TM helix domain-containing protein, with product MFSLGKRPFKKIAGKIHLWLGLPTGLVVFIVALTGCLYCFQEEIKSLYDDYQYVQAREASFIPPSEAHEIAGEVLPGRHVHSVIYGDKNEALEVVYYEAEPEFYQKAYLNPFTGGLIKVVDLESGFFHFILEGHIHLWMGEFGRQLIGYSTLIFLVILVTGLILWWPRNKKVARKKVRFSWSDRTRWKRKNYDLHNILGFYASLIALVVAITGLSIAFNWFSEGVHTLTGGEKQTQFSLPQNVSDQEERIQSGKPIDVIWQQMMQEYPQAPSVEMHYPPTEDHTIYAYVKFSEGTYWDSDFRYFDARTLEEIEPDHIYGKLEQASIADNIQRMNYDIHVGAIGGIAGKIIVFLSSLIVGSLPVTGFIIWWGRRKKSSVQLKRKNVRNPEMDAAA from the coding sequence ATGTTCAGCTTAGGTAAACGACCTTTTAAGAAAATAGCTGGTAAGATTCACCTCTGGCTCGGTCTGCCGACTGGGCTGGTGGTGTTTATTGTGGCTCTTACGGGATGCCTGTATTGTTTTCAGGAGGAAATTAAGTCGCTGTATGATGATTACCAATATGTGCAAGCCCGGGAAGCATCTTTTATTCCACCCTCCGAGGCCCATGAAATCGCGGGCGAAGTGCTACCCGGCCGTCATGTACACAGCGTAATCTATGGAGATAAAAATGAAGCCCTTGAAGTCGTTTACTACGAAGCTGAACCTGAATTTTATCAAAAGGCCTACTTGAATCCTTTTACCGGGGGTTTAATTAAAGTTGTAGATCTGGAATCAGGTTTCTTTCACTTTATTCTGGAGGGACACATTCATCTTTGGATGGGAGAATTTGGTCGGCAACTCATTGGGTACAGCACGCTCATATTTTTAGTGATCCTTGTTACAGGACTCATTCTCTGGTGGCCGCGCAATAAAAAAGTTGCCCGAAAAAAAGTACGTTTCTCTTGGTCTGACCGAACACGGTGGAAACGAAAAAATTATGACTTACATAACATCCTGGGATTTTATGCTTCTCTCATTGCCCTGGTTGTTGCTATCACTGGACTTAGTATCGCTTTCAACTGGTTTTCTGAAGGGGTTCATACATTGACAGGAGGGGAAAAGCAGACTCAGTTTTCCTTGCCTCAGAACGTCAGTGATCAAGAAGAAAGGATTCAATCTGGCAAGCCCATTGATGTGATCTGGCAGCAAATGATGCAGGAATATCCGCAGGCACCAAGTGTGGAAATGCACTATCCGCCGACAGAGGACCATACGATTTATGCCTATGTGAAGTTTTCGGAGGGCACTTACTGGGATTCCGATTTTCGCTACTTTGATGCAAGGACTCTGGAAGAGATTGAGCCGGATCATATCTATGGCAAACTGGAGCAGGCCTCAATTGCTGATAATATACAGCGCATGAATTACGATATTCATGTTGGTGCTATTGGGGGTATCGCTGGCAAAATTATTGTGTTCTTAAGCAGTCTAATTGTGGGTAGTCTGCCAGTGACCGGTTTTATCATATGGTGGGGACGGCGTAAGAAGTCATCTGTACAACTAAAACGTAAGAACGTAAGAAATCCAGAGATGGATGCGGCTGCCTGA
- a CDS encoding TonB-dependent receptor — MSFEKKVSLLSLIIVLVGMSGLFAQSKEGKITGHVQDIEGEPLVGITVQIKSINKGDATNQEGYFELDGLTPGEYTLTISAIGYISQDRKVVLREGEKRSIQITLHENTLIMDEVMVQGKSQTKIKREEAFSIASISTKSLENTSYNVDEVLQTNPGIHIRKEGGLGSKFNLSLNGLSGRQVRFFIDGMPIENYGSTFGINNIPVNLIERVEVYKGVVPVYLGGDALGGAVNLVTEQSPQHYIDASYTVGSFNTHKLALDGQYVHPSSGFVLKTNGFYNYSDNNYTIDVRIPDPETGTYGEEQEVERFHDAYESRMIKVETGFRGLSFADEIMVGLSLADNYDEVQHGVSMDRVFGRVHTTSNTKLGSLTYRKNLQNLSIKVFASYLNGNSGVVDTSAVSYNWLGEFDRKNNQNIAESSWDQTLFEYNDEAFQNNLNLRYQLNDTHEAVLNYTQSYINREGHDPVSTNPVAFADPNTLNKKVLSGSYKLSLFDDVWNTTVFSKLYFFNSSVIDVDWDGERSEINSNIFKPGYGVATTYHPFEGLQVKSSFEKTYRFPDGYEVFGDGLLLLSNPQLSPENSNNFNLGIQFDRLMGNHRLMAETNYFLRDAENLIRIEATGLTSQYINQRKVISSGIEAGVRYEYKRLFFGDMNITYQNILNNSKYEDGRTSHVYRDRIPNIPYLMSSQGAGLKFDALFVPDDKLSLTWRGNFVEEYYLKWPSLGSDDSKHVIPRQYVQDLQLGYSLENGRYNINLEFSNITDAKAYDHFRLQKPGRAFQVKFRYLFN; from the coding sequence GTGTCATTCGAAAAGAAAGTCTCTCTATTATCGCTCATTATTGTACTTGTCGGGATGAGTGGACTCTTTGCCCAGAGTAAAGAGGGGAAGATAACAGGGCATGTACAGGATATTGAAGGCGAACCGCTGGTTGGCATTACGGTTCAAATAAAAAGCATAAACAAAGGCGATGCTACGAATCAGGAAGGTTATTTTGAACTGGATGGATTGACTCCAGGTGAATATACACTGACTATTTCAGCCATAGGATATATTTCCCAGGATCGAAAAGTCGTTCTAAGGGAAGGAGAAAAAAGAAGTATCCAAATAACGCTGCATGAAAATACCCTGATCATGGATGAAGTGATGGTTCAGGGGAAGTCGCAGACTAAAATTAAGCGGGAAGAGGCTTTCAGCATTGCTTCGATTAGTACCAAAAGCCTTGAGAATACGAGTTACAATGTTGACGAAGTCTTGCAAACCAATCCGGGTATACATATTCGAAAGGAGGGTGGACTCGGTTCGAAATTCAATTTGTCGCTCAATGGTCTTTCCGGCCGGCAGGTACGTTTCTTTATTGATGGGATGCCGATAGAAAATTATGGAAGTACGTTTGGCATCAATAACATACCGGTGAATCTGATTGAGCGGGTGGAAGTATATAAGGGAGTCGTCCCGGTATACTTGGGCGGAGATGCTCTTGGCGGGGCGGTTAACCTAGTGACGGAGCAGTCGCCGCAACATTATATTGATGCTTCGTATACGGTGGGTTCGTTTAATACTCACAAACTGGCGCTCGATGGCCAGTATGTACATCCTTCTTCTGGTTTCGTCCTGAAAACCAACGGCTTTTACAACTATTCTGATAACAATTATACCATCGATGTGCGCATCCCTGATCCGGAGACGGGAACCTATGGCGAGGAGCAGGAGGTCGAGCGATTTCATGATGCCTATGAATCGCGGATGATTAAAGTGGAAACGGGATTCCGTGGATTAAGCTTTGCCGACGAAATTATGGTCGGCTTGTCACTGGCTGACAATTATGACGAGGTGCAGCACGGAGTGAGCATGGATCGGGTCTTTGGCCGCGTCCATACTACAAGCAATACGAAGCTCGGTTCCCTGACCTACCGTAAAAATCTGCAAAATCTGAGTATCAAGGTTTTTGCTTCCTATTTGAACGGGAACTCGGGTGTTGTTGATACTAGTGCCGTTTCGTACAATTGGCTCGGTGAGTTTGACCGTAAGAACAATCAAAATATCGCAGAGTCCAGCTGGGATCAAACACTGTTTGAGTACAATGATGAGGCTTTCCAGAATAATCTCAATTTGAGGTACCAGTTAAATGATACGCACGAGGCGGTGTTAAATTATACCCAGAGTTACATCAACCGCGAGGGACATGATCCAGTCAGTACAAATCCTGTGGCTTTTGCAGATCCGAATACGCTAAACAAGAAAGTGCTTTCCGGGAGCTATAAGCTCAGCCTGTTTGACGATGTCTGGAATACTACTGTTTTTTCAAAACTGTATTTCTTTAACTCAAGCGTTATCGACGTTGACTGGGACGGTGAACGATCTGAAATTAACAGCAATATTTTTAAGCCGGGTTATGGAGTTGCCACTACCTACCATCCTTTTGAAGGGTTACAGGTGAAATCTTCTTTTGAAAAGACGTACCGTTTCCCAGATGGATATGAAGTATTTGGAGATGGACTGCTGCTGTTATCCAATCCCCAGCTGTCTCCCGAGAACAGCAACAATTTTAATCTTGGTATACAATTCGACCGACTCATGGGCAATCACCGGCTGATGGCAGAAACCAACTATTTTTTGCGGGATGCCGAAAACTTGATCCGTATAGAAGCAACCGGCCTTACCAGTCAGTATATAAACCAGCGTAAGGTTATTAGCTCAGGCATTGAGGCGGGTGTCCGCTATGAATATAAGCGCTTGTTTTTTGGTGATATGAACATCACCTACCAGAATATCTTAAACAACTCAAAATATGAGGACGGACGAACCAGCCATGTTTACCGTGATCGCATTCCCAACATTCCCTACCTGATGAGCAGTCAGGGCGCAGGGCTTAAGTTTGATGCACTCTTTGTCCCCGATGATAAACTGTCTTTGACATGGAGAGGCAACTTTGTAGAAGAATATTATCTGAAATGGCCAAGCCTGGGCTCAGATGACAGCAAGCATGTTATTCCGCGTCAATATGTGCAGGATCTTCAGCTGGGATATTCCCTGGAGAACGGCCGGTATAATATCAATCTGGAATTCTCCAATATTACAGATGCGAAGGCTTATGACCATTTTAGGCTGCAAAAACCCGGACGGGCATTTCAAGTAAAATTTCGATACCTCTTTAACTAA
- a CDS encoding tetratricopeptide repeat protein — protein sequence MKKYYLTIGLCLIAMGVNAQWLTETSCNEQSNKITDKAIAHLVNLESSVAVGMANAALMIDEKCGAAKLVKVNAALGGQYGSRDQQVKDLDTQNFTEQEKAWHKILAAPDEEESEIRIEMAEAYPKVPLFSLLASLSAEDGDRLTKYVQEFPEYASSAYNTMSYYYAQGEYGEPDMEKALETVKKVFLTHDGPNAHDSMAEHYALMGDYESAFKHQVMALDYAAMGGSGYGVNAGIYLRQSNKVDLTDSLKTMTKKRIAFQMENDIENLAQFYSEDVGMIACNSDMEPCVFYETLEEEDLGIVWNRWDVSDLKVYFSPDMRVAVTTFNNDGEYTVSGSDTPVAYKTRASEVWTLDNGWKLMHSNFAPLAFGSGIPKTE from the coding sequence ATGAAAAAATATTACTTAACGATTGGACTATGTCTAATCGCAATGGGGGTTAATGCACAGTGGCTGACCGAAACGTCATGTAATGAGCAATCGAACAAAATCACAGACAAAGCAATTGCTCATCTTGTAAATCTTGAATCATCTGTAGCAGTGGGCATGGCCAATGCTGCTCTTATGATTGATGAAAAATGCGGTGCGGCCAAGTTGGTTAAGGTCAATGCTGCGTTGGGAGGACAATATGGGTCGCGTGATCAACAGGTGAAAGATCTTGATACACAAAATTTTACCGAGCAGGAAAAAGCCTGGCATAAGATACTGGCAGCTCCGGATGAAGAAGAGTCAGAGATTCGAATAGAAATGGCTGAAGCGTATCCAAAGGTTCCGCTTTTTTCTTTATTGGCAAGCTTAAGTGCTGAAGATGGTGATAGATTAACCAAGTATGTGCAGGAGTTTCCCGAATATGCATCTTCAGCTTATAATACGATGTCATATTATTACGCACAGGGAGAATATGGAGAGCCGGACATGGAGAAAGCTCTTGAAACTGTTAAAAAGGTTTTTCTCACCCATGATGGCCCCAATGCTCATGATTCGATGGCCGAGCACTATGCGTTGATGGGAGATTATGAGTCTGCCTTTAAGCATCAGGTTATGGCGCTGGATTATGCCGCAATGGGTGGATCGGGTTATGGTGTAAATGCAGGTATATATTTACGTCAGAGTAATAAGGTGGATCTGACAGATAGCCTGAAAACTATGACCAAAAAAAGAATAGCATTCCAGATGGAAAATGATATTGAAAATCTGGCACAGTTTTATTCAGAGGATGTAGGAATGATTGCCTGTAATTCTGATATGGAACCATGCGTATTCTATGAAACACTTGAAGAGGAAGATCTAGGTATAGTATGGAATCGCTGGGATGTGAGCGACTTAAAAGTTTATTTCAGTCCGGATATGAGGGTTGCGGTTACAACCTTTAACAACGACGGAGAATATACTGTAAGTGGAAGTGATACACCAGTAGCTTATAAAACCCGTGCAAGTGAGGTATGGACGCTGGATAACGGATGGAAATTGATGCATTCCAATTTCGCACCTCTAGCATTTGGCTCAGGAATCCCCAAAACGGAATAG